The uncultured Hyphomonas sp. genome includes a window with the following:
- a CDS encoding SDR family NAD(P)-dependent oxidoreductase, whose protein sequence is MTQPRLILVTGASRGIGRSAALHLAKQGDVVIAVARSKLALEKLDDEIRAAGSEAVLVPMDLKDTKGIETLGKVIGEQFGRLDGFIANAGILGSLGPLETCGPRSFDEVIAVNLTANFHLIRALGPWLHKSDTPRTAFITSGVARHPRAFWGPYQAAKAGLEAMVLGWADEQENFPLRANLFNPGGTRTDMRAQAMPGEDPMTLPSADDVAAELVKLVSKDETRTGQLINYRDITASR, encoded by the coding sequence ATGACCCAGCCTCGTCTCATCCTCGTCACCGGTGCGTCCCGCGGCATCGGCCGGTCCGCCGCCCTTCACCTCGCGAAACAGGGTGACGTGGTCATCGCCGTTGCCCGCTCGAAACTGGCCCTCGAAAAGCTGGACGACGAGATCCGTGCCGCCGGCAGCGAGGCTGTGCTCGTGCCGATGGACCTGAAGGACACCAAGGGGATCGAAACCCTCGGCAAGGTGATCGGCGAACAGTTCGGCCGCCTCGACGGCTTCATCGCAAATGCCGGTATCCTCGGCTCGCTGGGGCCGCTGGAAACCTGCGGGCCTCGCAGTTTCGACGAAGTGATCGCGGTGAACCTGACCGCCAATTTTCACCTGATCCGCGCGCTCGGTCCCTGGCTGCACAAATCCGACACCCCGCGCACCGCATTCATCACGTCCGGCGTTGCGCGCCATCCGCGCGCCTTCTGGGGCCCCTATCAGGCGGCCAAGGCCGGCCTGGAAGCCATGGTGCTTGGCTGGGCCGACGAGCAGGAAAACTTCCCGCTGCGCGCCAATCTCTTCAACCCCGGCGGCACACGCACCGACATGCGCGCCCAGGCCATGCCCGGCGAAGACCCGATGACCCTTCCGTCAGCAGATGATGTCGCGGCGGAACTGGTGAAGCTCGTCAGCAAGGACGAGACGCGCACCGGACAATTGATCAACTATCGCGACATCACTGCCAGCCGTTAA
- a CDS encoding monovalent cation/H+ antiporter complex subunit F — MIAAALIAILFGMALLLLRAFIGPTLYDRILAVNSFGTKTVLALGLLGFVMERPEFLDIAITYALINFVSTIAILKFFRYRSFQVPLVRRGQGGNADG, encoded by the coding sequence ATGATTGCCGCCGCGCTGATTGCAATTCTGTTCGGTATGGCGCTGCTGCTGCTGCGCGCCTTTATCGGGCCGACGCTTTATGACCGCATCCTTGCGGTAAACTCGTTCGGCACGAAGACCGTGCTGGCGCTTGGCCTGCTGGGCTTCGTGATGGAGCGCCCCGAATTTCTCGACATCGCCATCACCTATGCGCTGATCAATTTCGTTTCGACGATCGCGATCCTGAAATTTTTCCGTTACCGGTCTTTCCAGGTGCCGCTGGTGCGCCGCGGGCAGGGAGGCAATGCCGATGGCTGA
- a CDS encoding Na+/H+ antiporter subunit E → MAYFLGLVVALAAFWLGMSGHNTPLILSLGGISLIITCILAYRLDIIDREGAPYVRLAGFLLYFPWLAKEIVKANISVIRACVKADLDIAPALVKVKTICKSDLAKVTFANSITLTPGTVTVEIEGDKLLVHGLYEQDSQPEAFVEMDQRSARAIDGKGAAA, encoded by the coding sequence GTGGCGTATTTCCTAGGGCTGGTAGTGGCTTTGGCGGCGTTCTGGCTCGGAATGTCCGGCCATAACACGCCATTGATACTCTCATTGGGCGGTATCTCGCTCATCATCACATGTATCCTCGCCTATCGGCTGGATATTATTGACCGTGAAGGCGCGCCCTATGTGCGGCTGGCCGGTTTCCTTTTGTATTTTCCCTGGCTCGCCAAGGAAATCGTCAAAGCGAACATCAGCGTCATCCGCGCCTGTGTGAAAGCCGATCTCGACATTGCGCCGGCGCTTGTGAAGGTCAAAACGATCTGCAAATCAGACCTCGCCAAGGTGACATTTGCCAATTCGATCACGCTGACGCCTGGCACTGTCACAGTAGAGATCGAAGGCGACAAGCTGCTGGTGCACGGTCTCTACGAGCAGGACTCCCAGCCGGAAGCCTTCGTTGAAATGGACCAGCGCTCTGCCCGCGCCATTGATGGAAAGGGGGCTGCTGCATGA
- a CDS encoding DUF2336 domain-containing protein has protein sequence MESMEQAEKPRIGRARNTLFRRLVDIVSMPSGGRLTQQDRHMAADILLDMLFHADQEDRELCARRLAQSKEAPRRLLRYLAQCPYAIAGPLLEHNEAFDACDLLDIAMTGTAEHRLAIAKRKFVPGPVSHHLAEAGEDHVLKELVINNGAELPEQAVDRLVRRSRELPALCPLIADRLETIPSHALTLFWWADGPTRKRILQRYASDRLEIIDSCKDVFEMMADEQWADPVARKAIQLIERRQRNRAALERSPFDSLESAINAAAVNGMDAQTEQEIGYLSGIKPVTAAKILGDEGGEALAVLCKATGVKRDFLPVLWVALKKPLELEEGVIHPQFQHVSDVYEILSVAKAQTILRYWNWALSSAYSPGAVQSGAALPMPANEEAEFSTAQRTARLVFGR, from the coding sequence ATGGAATCGATGGAACAGGCCGAAAAGCCACGCATCGGGCGCGCCCGGAACACGCTGTTCCGGCGGCTGGTGGATATTGTTTCGATGCCTTCCGGAGGCCGTCTGACCCAGCAGGATCGCCATATGGCGGCCGACATCCTGCTCGACATGCTGTTTCACGCTGACCAGGAAGACCGTGAGCTGTGTGCCCGGCGCCTGGCCCAGAGCAAGGAAGCCCCGCGCCGTCTGTTGCGGTACCTGGCGCAGTGCCCCTACGCAATCGCGGGGCCTTTGCTGGAACACAACGAAGCGTTTGATGCGTGCGACCTGCTCGATATAGCGATGACCGGGACGGCGGAACACCGGCTGGCGATCGCCAAGCGCAAATTCGTGCCGGGCCCGGTGAGCCATCATCTCGCCGAAGCTGGCGAAGATCATGTGCTGAAAGAACTGGTGATAAATAATGGCGCCGAATTGCCGGAGCAGGCAGTCGACCGGCTGGTGCGCCGCTCGCGGGAGCTCCCGGCCCTGTGCCCGCTGATTGCGGACCGGCTTGAAACCATTCCGTCCCATGCGCTGACCCTGTTCTGGTGGGCCGACGGTCCGACCCGGAAACGTATCCTGCAGCGCTATGCGTCTGATCGGCTCGAAATCATCGACTCCTGCAAGGATGTCTTTGAAATGATGGCAGATGAGCAGTGGGCCGACCCGGTTGCCCGGAAGGCTATCCAGCTGATCGAGCGCCGCCAGCGCAACCGCGCAGCGCTGGAGCGTAGCCCCTTCGATAGTCTGGAAAGCGCCATCAACGCAGCGGCCGTAAATGGTATGGATGCCCAGACCGAACAGGAGATCGGCTACCTGTCCGGCATCAAACCTGTCACCGCTGCCAAGATTTTGGGCGATGAGGGTGGAGAGGCGCTGGCCGTGCTGTGCAAGGCGACCGGCGTGAAACGCGATTTCCTGCCCGTTCTCTGGGTTGCGCTGAAAAAACCGCTCGAACTGGAAGAGGGAGTTATCCACCCTCAGTTCCAGCATGTCTCTGATGTTTATGAGATTCTGAGTGTTGCCAAGGCGCAGACGATCCTCCGTTACTGGAACTGGGCCCTGTCGTCTGCCTATTCGCCCGGAGCGGTGCAAAGCGGGGCGGCGCTGCCCATGCCTGCAAATGAGGAAGCAGAGTTCTCAACTGCACAACGCACAGCGCGTCTGGTTTTTGGAAGATAA
- a CDS encoding CvpA family protein, with protein MLESITAFDGIALAVVVISGIMGFARGFLRELATLGAFIGALAAAYYARVFFHDDLSALLPPNLAPWTADVILLIVAFIIVYVLIAWLGQRLSKNIHGAEGIGMFDHIAGAVFGVLRGFVALVFFVVLLGLVLEQNRIPNFIQNGMTYPPLRDLADFVNVEAAKVGKEVQAPLSSEEENGQ; from the coding sequence ATGCTTGAGTCCATTACAGCTTTTGACGGAATCGCGCTGGCGGTTGTTGTGATCTCAGGGATCATGGGGTTCGCCCGTGGATTTCTCAGGGAACTGGCGACGCTCGGCGCTTTTATCGGCGCTCTGGCTGCTGCCTATTACGCCCGCGTCTTTTTCCACGACGATCTTTCCGCCCTGCTGCCACCGAATCTGGCGCCCTGGACGGCCGACGTGATTCTGCTGATCGTCGCCTTCATCATCGTTTATGTGCTGATTGCGTGGCTTGGACAGCGGCTTTCGAAAAATATCCACGGCGCCGAAGGCATCGGCATGTTCGATCATATCGCCGGCGCGGTGTTCGGTGTGCTGCGCGGCTTCGTAGCCCTTGTTTTCTTTGTAGTCCTTCTTGGTCTGGTGCTCGAACAGAACCGGATTCCGAACTTCATTCAGAACGGAATGACCTATCCCCCGCTGCGCGATCTGGCCGATTTCGTGAACGTCGAAGCGGCCAAGGTGGGAAAAGAGGTGCAAGCCCCCCTTTCCTCGGAGGAGGAAAACGGGCAATAG
- a CDS encoding ATP-binding cassette domain-containing protein, which produces MTTPILSLQNVEKRFGKNHVLRGVTLDVDPGQSLVVIGGSGSGKSVMLKNALGLMTPDSGQILFNGEDVTQAKGKTRARMRERVGMLFQSGALFDSLTVWENVAFRLVNSGVVSRSKAKDRAIETLSKVRLGSDVADLYPAEISGGMQKRVSLARSIISKPDLIFFDEPTTGLDPITADAINDLIIEQVRGLGAAAVSITHDMASARKIADEVAMLFEGKIIWRGKASEVDNSGNPYVDQFVHGRADGPIQPAL; this is translated from the coding sequence GTGACGACCCCGATTCTCAGCCTGCAGAATGTCGAGAAGCGTTTCGGCAAGAACCACGTCCTGCGCGGGGTGACACTGGATGTCGACCCCGGCCAGAGCCTTGTAGTGATTGGCGGTTCAGGTTCAGGCAAGTCCGTCATGCTGAAAAACGCCCTCGGCCTGATGACCCCGGATTCGGGACAGATCCTCTTCAATGGAGAGGACGTGACCCAGGCGAAGGGTAAAACCCGCGCCCGCATGCGCGAACGCGTCGGCATGCTGTTCCAGTCCGGTGCGCTGTTCGACTCCCTTACCGTCTGGGAGAATGTCGCGTTCCGGCTCGTAAACTCCGGCGTGGTCAGCCGCTCCAAGGCGAAAGACCGCGCTATCGAAACGCTCAGCAAGGTTCGTCTCGGCTCCGATGTGGCAGATCTTTACCCGGCAGAGATCTCCGGCGGCATGCAAAAGCGCGTTTCGCTCGCCCGCTCGATCATCTCCAAACCGGACCTCATTTTCTTCGATGAGCCGACCACCGGCCTCGACCCGATCACGGCCGACGCCATCAACGACCTGATCATCGAACAGGTCCGCGGCCTGGGCGCTGCCGCGGTCAGCATCACTCACGATATGGCCTCGGCCCGCAAGATTGCCGACGAAGTGGCCATGCTGTTCGAAGGCAAGATCATCTGGCGTGGCAAGGCTTCCGAAGTGGACAATAGCGGCAATCCCTATGTCGACCAGTTCGTCCACGGACGGGCCGACGGGCCTATTCAGCCCGCACTGTAG
- a CDS encoding ABC transporter permease yields the protein MSNASTRKRGIPNPLAWIGAAALGLFAEIGRLATFSARVTAAALSPRWYFGQIWKQFVQIGFYSLPVVGMSAIFIGAALALNIYQGSGRFGAEQFVPNIVVLGITRELGASITALMLAGRVSAGIAAEIGAMRVTEQIDALESLSASRYRYLYAPRFLAALVAVPLLVVVADIIGVMGGWLVSVFGLGFDSTVYLRNTLDFMTRNDVLTGVIKGFVFGGIIALMGCYQGDQSKAGATGVGRAATLSMVGAAVLVLAANYIMSTLFVEFGL from the coding sequence GTGTCGAACGCCTCTACCCGTAAACGCGGGATACCCAATCCGCTGGCCTGGATCGGCGCAGCAGCACTCGGCCTCTTTGCTGAGATCGGCCGGCTGGCCACATTCTCGGCCCGGGTGACGGCGGCTGCGCTTTCGCCCCGTTGGTATTTCGGACAGATCTGGAAGCAGTTCGTCCAGATCGGGTTCTACTCCCTTCCCGTGGTCGGCATGTCGGCGATTTTCATCGGCGCCGCGCTCGCCCTCAACATCTATCAGGGCAGCGGCCGGTTTGGCGCCGAACAATTCGTGCCGAACATCGTTGTCCTCGGCATCACCCGCGAGCTGGGCGCCAGTATCACGGCGCTGATGCTGGCCGGCCGGGTCTCTGCCGGGATCGCGGCTGAGATCGGCGCGATGCGGGTAACCGAACAGATCGACGCGCTGGAATCCCTTTCGGCGTCCCGCTACCGCTACCTCTATGCGCCGCGCTTCCTCGCCGCGCTGGTCGCCGTGCCCCTGCTTGTTGTGGTGGCAGACATTATCGGCGTGATGGGCGGCTGGCTGGTTTCAGTCTTCGGCCTCGGCTTCGACTCCACGGTCTACCTGCGCAACACGCTGGATTTCATGACCCGCAACGATGTGCTGACCGGTGTCATCAAGGGGTTCGTGTTCGGCGGCATCATCGCGCTGATGGGGTGCTATCAGGGTGACCAGTCCAAGGCCGGGGCAACGGGCGTTGGCCGGGCCGCAACACTGTCCATGGTTGGCGCCGCCGTTCTGGTGCTTGCCGCCAACTATATCATGTCGACCCTCTTCGTGGAGTTTGGCCTGTGA
- a CDS encoding MFS transporter, whose amino-acid sequence MEEPVESIADEITEEAAGDVTSPVSGVSEALTAGASLLSTATHWRARRVRRVVKIELPAYLLVQCSWFMAFGLQMVLFPYLITDPNHLHRDGLALGLANMALSGPSVIFLLLGGVVAERADGKRLLILLHLLAAAPALALAAFVWKGTLTYPAMIAYGLTIGTVGAFMMPARDSIVNEVVERRARVGSGVTLQLGVTLATMAQFVAQIGGLIIGGYADKMTKMPDWMGGFGIGPIPAEKLLLIQGCVLSLGAIFALWLGKGRQLLSSGRGVKSALADIADGFHAVRSDGKLWAMTALMFGVGIFVIGAFLVVLPIVNRDVYGFGPDGIRDMFVTFWMGAFVSSVVLSIFKRIKRQGRLLLIAQFLASVSILLMMWPIPHWGFLTIVFVWGLAAGISIAMSRSIVQDAAPKEKLARVLSIYQLGFMAGAPFGAFLMGALVDLFGPQKIAIVPAGGMIILIIWMVFFTPVWNMKGSAWLAHRGEA is encoded by the coding sequence ATGGAAGAACCGGTCGAATCCATTGCCGATGAGATCACCGAAGAGGCGGCAGGCGATGTCACCTCTCCGGTCAGCGGTGTCAGCGAAGCGCTGACAGCGGGTGCCTCGCTATTGTCCACGGCCACACACTGGCGGGCTCGACGGGTCCGCCGCGTGGTCAAGATCGAACTGCCGGCCTACCTTCTGGTCCAGTGCAGCTGGTTCATGGCGTTCGGCCTGCAGATGGTGCTGTTCCCCTACCTGATCACAGACCCCAACCACCTCCACCGGGATGGCCTGGCGCTCGGCCTCGCCAACATGGCGCTGTCTGGCCCGTCGGTGATTTTCCTTTTGCTGGGCGGCGTTGTCGCTGAACGGGCAGACGGCAAGCGGCTGCTGATCCTGCTGCATCTACTGGCGGCGGCCCCTGCGCTCGCACTGGCCGCCTTCGTCTGGAAGGGCACGCTCACCTACCCCGCCATGATCGCCTATGGCCTGACCATCGGCACGGTCGGGGCCTTCATGATGCCGGCCCGCGACTCCATCGTGAATGAAGTGGTCGAGCGCCGCGCCCGGGTGGGGTCCGGCGTCACGCTCCAGCTTGGCGTCACCCTCGCCACAATGGCCCAGTTCGTTGCCCAGATCGGCGGCCTTATTATCGGCGGATATGCAGACAAGATGACGAAAATGCCGGACTGGATGGGCGGTTTCGGCATCGGCCCGATCCCGGCCGAAAAGCTGCTCCTGATCCAGGGCTGTGTCCTCTCCCTCGGCGCAATCTTCGCCCTCTGGCTCGGCAAGGGCCGCCAGCTGCTCTCCAGCGGCCGCGGCGTGAAAAGCGCCCTGGCCGATATTGCCGACGGTTTCCACGCCGTCCGCTCCGACGGAAAACTCTGGGCGATGACAGCCCTGATGTTCGGTGTCGGCATTTTCGTGATCGGCGCCTTCCTCGTCGTGCTGCCGATCGTGAACCGGGACGTTTACGGCTTCGGGCCGGACGGCATCCGCGACATGTTCGTCACCTTCTGGATGGGCGCGTTTGTCTCTTCCGTCGTGCTGTCCATTTTCAAACGCATCAAGCGCCAGGGCCGCCTGCTGCTGATCGCGCAGTTCCTGGCGTCCGTCAGCATCCTCCTGATGATGTGGCCGATCCCGCACTGGGGCTTCCTCACCATTGTGTTCGTCTGGGGCCTCGCCGCCGGTATTTCCATCGCGATGAGCCGGTCCATCGTCCAGGACGCCGCCCCGAAGGAAAAGCTCGCCCGGGTCCTGTCGATCTATCAGCTGGGATTCATGGCGGGGGCTCCGTTCGGAGCCTTCCTGATGGGCGCGCTGGTGGACCTGTTCGGCCCGCAGAAGATCGCCATCGTGCCCGCAGGCGGCATGATTATCCTGATCATCTGGATGGTTTTCTTCACGCCGGTCTGGAACATGAAAGGCTCCGCCTGGCTCGCGCACCGCGGAGAGGCCTGA
- the mnhG gene encoding monovalent cation/H(+) antiporter subunit G, whose amino-acid sequence MAEIFSDILGYWEIVRFPLGALMCFGGAILCLIGTVGVLRFPDIYTRLHAASITDTSGAGLVLIGMMLISPGWLVISKLFAICVFIFLTSPTASHALANAAHTAGVQPIIGRVGTSEADGGDA is encoded by the coding sequence ATGGCTGAGATCTTCTCTGACATTCTTGGGTACTGGGAGATTGTCCGGTTCCCGCTGGGCGCGCTGATGTGCTTCGGAGGTGCTATCCTGTGCCTGATCGGCACTGTGGGCGTGTTGCGCTTCCCGGACATCTACACGCGCCTCCATGCCGCTTCGATCACGGACACGTCTGGTGCGGGGCTTGTGCTGATCGGCATGATGCTGATTTCGCCGGGCTGGCTGGTGATTTCCAAACTGTTCGCGATCTGCGTCTTTATCTTCCTGACCAGCCCGACGGCATCCCATGCGTTGGCCAATGCGGCGCATACCGCAGGCGTCCAACCGATTATCGGCCGGGTCGGCACGTCTGAAGCGGACGGGGGAGACGCCTGA
- the purF gene encoding amidophosphoribosyltransferase, which yields MVHFDHDDDKPREECGVFGIFGNHEASLLTALGLHALQHRGQEACGITSFDGKRFPSERHMGMVGEHFGGDLRARLPGHAAIGHNRYSTQGRPMLRNIQPIFADLAGGGFAVAHNGNLTNARKLRHDLVRDGAIFQSTMDTEVILHLVARSSRPRFLERLIDALQKIEGGYALVGLTGKKLIGARDPVGLRPLVLGRLGDAYVLASETCALDIIGAEFVREVENGEIVVISDKGIESHRFTQARPASPCIFEYVYFARPDSIVQGRSVYEVRRRMGHELAAETMADADVVVPVPDSGVPAALGFSEASGIPFQMGIIRNHYVGRTFIQPTQTGRQSAISKKHSPNKAVLEGKRVVLVDDSIVRGNTSKKIVQMVKEAGAKEIHFRSASPPIVNPDFYGIDMAAKSELFAAIHTHEEMVRELKVDSLGFLSVPGLYKAIGEPVRNNMMPQFADHCFTGEYPTPLVDYESDESDKERQLSLLDDA from the coding sequence ATGGTCCACTTTGATCACGATGACGACAAGCCCCGCGAAGAGTGTGGCGTCTTTGGTATCTTCGGAAACCACGAGGCGAGCCTGCTCACCGCTCTCGGCCTTCACGCCCTTCAGCACCGGGGACAGGAAGCCTGCGGCATCACCTCATTCGACGGCAAGCGTTTCCCATCCGAACGCCATATGGGCATGGTGGGCGAACATTTCGGCGGCGACCTTCGCGCGCGCCTGCCGGGCCATGCAGCGATCGGCCACAACCGGTATTCCACGCAGGGCCGGCCGATGCTTCGCAACATCCAGCCTATCTTTGCGGATCTCGCCGGAGGCGGCTTTGCCGTTGCGCACAATGGCAACCTGACCAATGCCCGCAAGCTGCGCCACGATCTGGTGCGCGACGGTGCGATCTTCCAGTCGACCATGGACACCGAGGTGATCCTTCACCTCGTTGCCCGGTCCAGCCGTCCGCGTTTCCTGGAACGCCTCATTGACGCCCTTCAGAAGATTGAAGGCGGGTATGCCCTCGTCGGCCTGACCGGCAAGAAGCTGATCGGCGCGCGTGACCCGGTGGGCCTTCGCCCGCTGGTGCTCGGCCGCCTTGGCGATGCCTATGTGCTCGCTTCGGAAACCTGCGCCCTCGACATCATCGGCGCCGAATTCGTGCGCGAAGTCGAGAATGGTGAGATCGTCGTCATTTCCGACAAGGGCATTGAATCCCATCGCTTTACACAGGCTCGCCCGGCGAGCCCCTGCATCTTCGAATATGTCTACTTTGCACGCCCTGACAGTATTGTTCAGGGCCGCTCTGTTTATGAGGTCCGCCGCCGCATGGGCCACGAGCTCGCCGCGGAAACCATGGCGGATGCCGATGTCGTCGTGCCCGTGCCGGATTCCGGCGTTCCGGCTGCGCTCGGCTTCTCCGAAGCCTCCGGCATTCCGTTCCAGATGGGCATCATCCGGAACCATTATGTCGGCCGGACCTTCATCCAGCCGACCCAGACCGGCCGCCAGAGCGCCATCTCCAAGAAGCACAGCCCGAACAAGGCGGTGCTGGAGGGTAAGCGCGTCGTGCTGGTGGATGACTCCATCGTCCGCGGCAACACGTCGAAAAAGATCGTCCAGATGGTGAAGGAAGCCGGCGCCAAGGAAATCCATTTCCGTTCCGCCAGCCCGCCTATCGTGAACCCGGATTTCTACGGCATCGACATGGCCGCAAAGTCCGAACTGTTCGCCGCCATCCACACGCATGAGGAAATGGTGCGTGAGCTGAAGGTGGACTCGCTCGGCTTCCTCTCGGTTCCGGGTCTCTACAAGGCCATTGGCGAGCCTGTGCGCAACAATATGATGCCGCAATTCGCGGATCATTGCTTCACCGGCGAATACCCGACCCCGCTGGTCGACTATGAGAGCGACGAGAGCGACAAGGAGCGTCAGCTCTCCCTGCTGGACGACGCGTAA
- the alr gene encoding alanine racemase: protein MSSEPRATVHLTHIVANWRTLAALHPKSNTSAVVKANAYGLGADRVSAALASAGCDTFFVAYPEEGAIVRKAVGPGPSIFVLNGPAPASMHLFHTHSLIAVLNSPAQIRLWSDAGSLPCALHFDTGINRLGLPASMLETEGDALRALNAVLIMSHLACADEPDHELNAAQLAAFCKITEAFPGVPASLANSAGCYLGRDYGFQVTRPGIALYGGSIPPARIQLQHAVTLDAEILSVFPVKAGETVGYGATYTAPQDMILATIGLGYADGVLRSASNCFIGWLAGVPCPVTGRVSMDLITIDVSKAQQSAKAGERVEFLGANAKLEDQAARANTLGYELLTGLGTRVERLYP from the coding sequence ATGTCATCCGAGCCACGCGCCACTGTCCATCTGACGCATATCGTCGCCAACTGGCGCACGCTGGCAGCGCTTCACCCGAAATCGAACACGTCGGCTGTCGTGAAAGCAAATGCCTACGGCCTCGGCGCTGACCGCGTTTCGGCGGCGCTCGCGTCTGCCGGGTGTGATACTTTCTTCGTCGCCTATCCGGAGGAAGGTGCCATCGTGCGCAAGGCGGTCGGGCCGGGTCCCTCAATCTTCGTCCTGAACGGCCCCGCCCCGGCCTCGATGCACCTGTTCCATACGCACAGTCTGATCGCGGTCCTGAACAGCCCGGCCCAGATCCGCCTCTGGAGCGATGCGGGCAGTCTGCCCTGCGCGCTGCACTTCGACACCGGCATAAATCGTCTCGGCCTTCCCGCCAGCATGCTGGAAACCGAAGGCGACGCGCTGCGTGCCCTGAACGCGGTCCTGATCATGAGCCATCTGGCCTGCGCCGATGAGCCGGACCATGAGCTGAACGCGGCCCAGCTGGCAGCATTCTGCAAGATCACCGAAGCGTTCCCCGGCGTCCCGGCCAGCCTGGCCAATTCGGCGGGCTGTTATCTCGGCCGTGATTACGGCTTCCAGGTCACGCGCCCGGGCATCGCGCTTTATGGCGGCTCCATCCCGCCTGCGCGCATACAGCTTCAGCATGCCGTGACGCTGGATGCGGAAATCCTGAGCGTCTTCCCCGTAAAAGCAGGCGAAACCGTAGGCTATGGCGCCACATACACCGCACCGCAGGATATGATTCTGGCGACCATCGGACTTGGTTATGCGGATGGCGTGCTGCGTTCAGCGTCCAATTGCTTTATCGGGTGGCTGGCTGGCGTCCCCTGCCCGGTAACGGGAAGGGTATCGATGGATCTCATCACGATTGATGTGTCAAAGGCACAGCAGTCAGCAAAAGCAGGCGAACGCGTTGAATTCCTCGGCGCGAATGCCAAACTCGAAGATCAGGCCGCGCGGGCAAATACGCTCGGCTATGAATTGCTTACAGGACTCGGGACCCGTGTCGAACGCCTCTACCCGTAA
- the radA gene encoding DNA repair protein RadA: MAKTATTAFVCQSCGEVHSKWSGKCNGCGEWNTLVEEITGGVPGGLAAPKRGTKRSSKVEFVALNDTAEAPARIVMGVDELDRVFGGGIVPSSATLIGGDPGIGKSTLLLQVAARLARNGLKTVYVSGEEAAPQIQDRAKRLKVAESPVQLATETDLRKIITALKAAEPDFVVIDSIQTLWSDSLEAAPGSVSQVRACAQELTRWAKKSGAAVVLVGHVTKEGNIAGPRVVEHMVDAVFYFEGERGHQFRILRAVKNRFGPTDEIGIFEMHQYGLAPAKEPSALFLSADGESEGGAAVFAAMEGSRPVLAEVQALVAKSAYGTPRRSVVGWDSSRLAMLLAVLEARCGITLAGMDVYLSVAGGYRIMEPAGDLSAAAALLTSLSANPAPERSVFFGEVALSGAVRPVARMEQRLKEAERLGFERAFVPEGAPTAVDGLTVTPIKRLIDLVELLAPDALNA, translated from the coding sequence ATGGCCAAAACCGCTACCACCGCCTTTGTCTGCCAGTCCTGTGGCGAAGTGCACTCCAAATGGAGCGGCAAGTGTAATGGCTGCGGGGAATGGAACACGCTGGTGGAAGAAATCACCGGCGGCGTCCCCGGCGGCCTTGCTGCGCCGAAGAGGGGCACAAAACGCTCCAGCAAGGTGGAGTTCGTTGCGCTGAACGACACGGCCGAGGCGCCTGCCCGCATTGTCATGGGGGTGGATGAGCTCGACCGGGTGTTCGGCGGCGGTATTGTGCCTTCTTCCGCGACGCTGATCGGCGGCGATCCCGGCATCGGCAAATCGACCCTGTTGCTGCAGGTCGCCGCGCGCCTGGCCCGAAACGGGCTGAAGACGGTCTATGTCTCCGGCGAGGAAGCCGCGCCCCAGATTCAGGACCGCGCCAAGCGCCTCAAAGTGGCCGAAAGCCCTGTGCAGCTCGCGACGGAAACGGACTTACGCAAGATCATAACGGCACTAAAGGCGGCCGAGCCGGACTTTGTCGTGATCGACTCGATCCAGACGCTCTGGTCGGACAGCCTGGAGGCCGCCCCCGGCTCAGTCTCCCAGGTCCGCGCCTGCGCGCAGGAGCTGACCCGCTGGGCCAAGAAGTCCGGCGCCGCGGTCGTTCTGGTTGGCCACGTCACCAAGGAAGGCAATATCGCCGGCCCGCGCGTGGTCGAGCATATGGTCGACGCCGTCTTCTATTTCGAAGGCGAGCGCGGCCACCAGTTCCGTATCCTGCGCGCGGTGAAGAACCGGTTTGGCCCGACAGACGAAATTGGCATTTTCGAAATGCACCAGTATGGCCTCGCCCCGGCCAAGGAGCCCTCGGCCCTGTTCCTCAGCGCCGATGGCGAAAGCGAAGGCGGCGCGGCGGTGTTTGCAGCCATGGAAGGCTCCCGCCCCGTGCTGGCCGAAGTGCAGGCGCTGGTCGCCAAGAGTGCCTATGGCACGCCGCGGCGCAGCGTGGTTGGCTGGGATTCGAGCCGCCTCGCCATGCTGCTGGCCGTGCTGGAAGCGCGATGCGGCATCACGCTGGCGGGGATGGATGTCTACCTCTCCGTCGCCGGGGGTTACAGAATCATGGAACCCGCCGGAGACCTCTCGGCCGCCGCGGCCCTGCTCACCTCGCTATCTGCCAATCCTGCACCGGAGCGCAGCGTCTTCTTCGGCGAAGTCGCCCTGTCCGGCGCCGTTCGCCCGGTCGCCCGCATGGAACAGCGCCTGAAGGAAGCCGAACGGCTGGGTTTTGAGCGCGCATTCGTTCCGGAAGGCGCCCCGACCGCAGTGGACGGCTTGACCGTGACGCCGATTAAACGGCTTATCGACCTTGTGGAGTTGCTTGCCCCGGACGCACTGAATGCTTGA